A region of the Cyprinus carpio isolate SPL01 chromosome A14, ASM1834038v1, whole genome shotgun sequence genome:
GCGGTGAACCCTTCTCCTGCTTGGTATGAATGTGTCTGAAAGGGCCATGACTACTTTGATGTCGCTCTTTGTGTTTAGAGAGGTTGGTGTGGACAGTTTCTGGGCTGGTGCTGGTACCATCAGTGAGCATCTGAGAATATTGCCTGTGGTGCTGTTTACCTGAAGCAGCCCCTTGTCTTTCAGCTTTAGAAGGGTGGTGGGGCGTGGGTGGAGGACTGGTCAGGTTTCGGTTGTGGTATTTGCTCGGTCTCTTATGTGATCGAGAAAGTGAGCTTGAATCGTTTTTTTCTGAATCACGTCTCTCGGTTCTGATGGGCTGCTGTTTTGGTGATGGCACAAAGCTCTCCTGCTTGCTGCTGCGGTTCTTGCGCTCTTCACTGGGTGATTTTGGTGGCGTTGATGTGTTTACACCAAAAGAGCTAAGAGCACAGGGACTGATAACCTGCTTGGTGATCTCGTCCAGAAATGCAGAGAACTGTAGCTTCCCTTTCATAAAGTTATCCTTTGCAGCTTCCGTAGAGATCTGCTTGGATGTTCCTGTGACGTGCACCCTGGTGGAGAGCACCTCCATAGACTTTGCTTTCCTGAAGTTTCCTTCTTTCTGTCcatcatatttgtttttcagaataCCTTTGCTGGGTAGCTGAAAGGTTGAAACAGCCTTCTTGGGAACCACCCTGCCACCTAGAGTGTTGCCACCAAAGGCAAGGCTTTGTCCCAGGCTTGCAGTCTTGTAAAGTGGCCCATGATGCATGGAGTGAGATCCTTCTGAGTAATCAtgtttgtgcttgttttgttGAAGGGCCTCCTCGCTTTTGCTGTGGCCCCGGGAGAGTTTTGGCATCTGATGTTCATGCTGTGAACCAGGCAGCAGTTCGACGACATTTTCTAGGCTGTGGCGGTGCCTCTGATCTCTGTGATCTCTGTGGCTTTTCCTTCGAACCTCAGGGATGTTGGAGCAGGACAGGGAATGCTGGGGTTTGTGCATGAGATACGTCTCATCATCCAGACTGGGCTCTGAGGTCCAAGATGCAGATGAAGAAGTGGAAGAGGACAGGCTGGAGGAAGACCTTTTAGAGAAGCTGTGATGGTCTCCAGACATTTTAGGGTTTGCGGGATGATAAAAGTGATGCTGGTTGTCGTGGTGATGGTAAGTATGTTTATCACTGTGTTTTCCATGACCGCTTGAAGAGCTTTGACTGATTTAAAAGGGGGTgacataatgaaattaaatgaatattaatgaaaataatgtcaatatgtgatctgtttttatatattgacTTATTACACAATAGCAGTTGGGAGATTTACTTTGTGTTGAATAACAATTTCTCAGTTGCAAGACATAAAGCTATAAATTTGGTGGGAATGTAatagatattatattttgtttttttctgttacagGCCACAATGTACAATTTTCCTAACATACTATTACATATTGTTTCAATTAAGCGTAATTGCCATAAAATTATGAGGAAAAATATTGAaggttgtttgcttttttttcaaattaaaccaAATGCATTAATAGGTTTGTTTTGTTCAATTCCtactatatatattcattttcaaatatatttatattgaaattgTATGTATGTGCCACCAGGCCTGAAAACTAAGTGTAAATATTGAAAGGCATTTGCATCTGCttctatttctattatatttatatttattatatgaacatatttctatttctattatattctattaaatttatattacctttcgtttttttaacttatttaaaaaatgttaatttaaaaaatcttaaactcgttttatttcagttagtttacaagtcaacatttctcattttcatttcagtttttcaagattaagtttttatatttatattttgttttatttagcttGAATGAGAAATTGTAATAGCTAGTTAATTTTACATATCCTCCAGAGAAAGTTTACATATACATACCTGTGTGAGCCATGGTGGTGATAATGGTTGTGAGGATGCTGTTGAGGTATGGGACGGTAATGTTTGTAAATTTTCACCTCATCCTCTGAGGAGCCACGCACAGGTGTGAAGTATCTTTCCATCTCTTATACTTGCCACACTATCAGTATTTAGCTGCGTAACTCTGTTAATGCCTCCCTTGCAAttcctgaaaatgttttttttttaagctctgaTTTGGGCATGTGATCCTTGTAGCTGTTTGGGTctgtttaaaattagtttttaaagttCCTGTAATCTGAAGAATGAAAGATCTTCTGAAGAAATATATTCAAAAGTGCATCCTTTCACAAGCAGATGTTTCTTCTCCAGGCTTGAGCAGCTGAGTGAAACAAGTCTAATGCTGCCAGGGCTTTCTGTCACCCAATACCCATCTGATTCTGATGTAATGACTTCATATATCGAAGTCAGTGAAAacgggggtggggtgggggtggggggagaACACAGCTGGAACACAATCGATCAGGCTTTGGTGAAAGGACATTGCATGACATGGTAGGCTAATTGGGTCACCTACTTAAATTTTAAACAACATGCTATATTTTCCtttataatgcataaatgtagttGACATggacattttgtttatttgtatgtcttcataaattaattgaaaaggctaaaaatgtaaaaacaaaagaaatgatgACTATTTACAgcacataaaatacacatttgacCTTATACAAGCGCCAGgacacagactggaacatgtttaaagaggcagccaacTATCATGACCACACAGACCTGCAAGAGTACACTGAAACAGTGACTGCTTACATCAAAAAGTGCACTAATGATGTGACAGTCACCGAGAAcatcaccacacgtgcaaaccagaagccatggatgacaaCAGAGGTTCTTGGGCTGCTAAAGACCCGAGATGAAACAAAGCAgtcctcaaaacagcaagagtcAACCTGTACCGTGGCATCAAGAAAACAAAACGGTTGTATGCACAAAAAATCAATAATCACTTTACTGACAGCAAAGACACATGGAGTCTGTGGCAAGCTattcagaccatcacagactacaagcccctgccacaggcctgtgatgatgacacatccCTCCCAGATACACTCAATGAGTTTTATGCACGGTTTAAAATGCAACAGACATCTTTAACATCTCACTGGttgtccccacatgtctcaagtCCACCACCATCATACCAGTACCAAAGGAGTCACCTGTGccctgcctgaatgactatcgtcccaTAACACTGAccccaatcatgatgaagtgctttgagaggttaatCATATACCATATCAAATCCAATCTCCCCAACACATTTGAcccgctccagtttgcataccgtctGCTCCACGGACGATGccatttcctccaccctccaccagGCTCTTACCCACTTAGAAAACAAAGactgtcagaatgctgttcatcgacttcagctcagcattcaatacaataatcccacaacaacTCATCaacaaactaaacctgctgggcctaaACAGCTCCCTCTgtgatcctggactttctaactggaagacctcagtcagtccgtgtcgtCCACAACACCTccagcactaccacactgagcacaggtgccccacatggctgtgtgctcagcccgctgctcttcacgctgctgacccacaactgcactgtcaagttcagctccaaccacatcatcaagtttgctgatgacacaactgtggtctctacttcctccgcaaactgagaagagctagagccccggccccaccttctacagaggcaccatcgagagcattctgacgagctgcatcactgtgtggtatggcgcctgcaacgcatcctgccgcaagacccttcaacgcatagtgagagcagctgagaagatcgttggtgtctctctcccctccctccaggacattcacggaacccgtctcacccagctttgtgcagcattggtctgctcactatcgcattcagcatagaactgacctcattcaactacttCTTCAGTcggtttaaataaagaactgctctctgagctctttgtcactttaatcagtctgaataagctcttttgcactacaatctttttatctgcactgtttgtttacttcactggtttgcactctttTCGCGATGTGCCTTTTGccactttatttaactttatttttattttatttatttttttacatgcccttatttgtatagttgtattttatatttaatctgtatctatctgtattttaagctctactgttagtgttatctgtatgcaccatgggtctgagagtaacgcaatttcaattctctgtttgtatgtgctgtacatttggaagaattgacaataaagcagacttgacttgacttgaaagaccccacccatccctcccacagtctgtTCCAGCTCTTgccatcaggaagacggtaccggagcatcaggGCCCACTCTGCAagacagctttttcccccaggctttAAGAGCCCTTAATTCCAATCACCTCACCCCCCACTGAAACCTCATCCACAACCCTAGCTCCTGAAACCAGGAACAACTTTTTCCATCAGGCTGTGAGAAACCTCATTAATACTGTTGAAAACCTCAAGAACATTGTGCAATTCTGAGTGTGCTACACACAAGTGAGTAGATTGTACAAACCACCTGTAGAAATACACGCTCTTTACTCTCTATAAGCACCAGACACCTTCTAATAAACACTTCATGTTACAAGGACTTAAAAAGATAACAAACGTTTTACTTTTGAATACACCACAAATCATACTGCACTACTTGCTTCTTAACCTTAAATACCTCTTTTGCACAATATCATGCACAGTCATTATGTAAAGTACTTGTATAGGCTGTTTTAGgttatgtgtatgtatagtcaATTATTAATAGTATATGTACAGTTAGATTACCGCTTCAGATAGTTAGCTATGTAGGTCTAAAAATTGTTCTTGCGTctagtgttttatgtttatattgtttatttatgtagcaccgtggtcctgcaagtcacgacatttcgttccactgtacagtatgtccacacatgtagcggaatgacaataaagcttaACATGAACTTGAACTTATACAGTCAGATGATAACCTAAAATCTTAATGTTGCTTACACCAACTAcccataaaacatacataaatcaGTCACCTTCCATGTGTCATGCTCCTGTTCAAAACACGTTAAAGACTAATACACTGGCTGAAGGTTTTCATTCAGGTCATGACTGATAGGATTTATTCACGGGCAAATGGACTTTACTTTAAGAATGTTTCGTGATTAGTGTGAGGTCGGTGCCATCTAGCGGATAACcttcaaatggaaaaacaaaaacggGCCTAAAATATGCAGATCTTTCCACACTTTTCCATTCAtcacattaagttttttttttatatacattttttacataccACTGTTGTGACACAAAATGACACGATGAAATAAAACGAAACGAGACAGTGTTATATTAGCAGTAATGACAGAACTGCATGATGATGACGAATCTGCGAAGTCATCTCAAGAGCTGTAGCACAAATGACgacagaacaataaataaatcattgcgTTGCGTACAGCTTTTAATAATTGAGAACAAATTGCATAATTTACATCAATTTTGGAGATTAAATACTTTCATCTAACTTTGATTATCCCTGAAACGTAAACCCAAAACGCTTGTGTGTATTAAGCGCAGTGTAATATAAACCCGTTTAACAGATTAATTGATGCATACTAACTGAGCACTAAACGCTTCGTCACTAAACAGGTTTCTACCGGGCAATTACATGATGAATGTTTAGACATAAACAGGCAGTCCACGGGTACTTCGTGTTTTTAAGTGCATTTGTGTTGCCCATCCCCCCTGTCCCGCTGTGTTCGTCAGCACAAATACCAGAGAGGAGACGTGCTGGAGCTCTCGTCTGCCCCGCACCCACTCTACCAACGTGACAAAGAAACGAGTTCAGACAATTCAGTTTAAACGTACCTTTATACGCTTTATGCGGTTTACAAGTGAGAAAAATACAGCACAacgtcaaaacaaaaacaatggatATCATCTCTGATTTGTCATGATGGGCCATTTATTTAACCTTCTaaagtatactgtatatgtattgaCCTCCAAAAAAGCTGGGTTGTTTTAGCATAACTTTCCATCTGGATTAAACTAGAACATTCTGGCATTTAGTTGATCTATCGTCTTTTTCAAGCCAAAACTGTTACACGCATGCGCACTGGGGCACTGCAGTAGAAAGAAAAGAAGATCCGTGCACTAAAACTGGTTTAAGCCGAGTTGGGAGATGGGGCTCGTGTTGTGCATGTTGTATTCCTCCGCACTGCGCTTCTGACGTAACTGTTGTTGTTTGAAAAGTACATTTGTGAGGCTCTATCATTAATGCATCTCTGAGCAGCTGTGACCGTTGATCTCACAGAAATAGAAAATTGTGGGGGAATTCCTTTTAGAAAACTTTCCATGTCATCTGCTTTTAAATTTGATGGAACGTTTGCTTTCTAATTCGACTTTGTGTCTTATATAAGGTGTATACATAATGCATCataaaaccatgatttttttgtattattacatGCTCAATTTCACTTATAACAGTATTCATGAATGTTCATAGCAACATACATTTAGCAGGTCTATATATCTCTGAAAGAACTATAAAAATAGCATGCAAAATTCTTTTGAgaggaactatttttttttatcacacggCGGAAGGAGTTGAAACCGACCGCCTATCGACCGCCTAGGTCTATAAAAACCATGGCAACAACAAAGCGCGTCACGACGGGGTGAGGCGCACAGGAAGGCAGGCAGGGTTCGTTCGGTGATCTGGTGATGTGATTTCGCTTTAttctattttactttaataacGATTATCTAGAAGCACTATTCTTAGCcaacttttttcactttcaagcTTATACTTTGTTACAGTTGACCGTACTAAGGCTATTACATTTAGCGTGAAGAAGATTTAATGAAAGCTTTTTATAcgttaaaagtgcatttttttttttaaataattacttacCAGACTATTTCTAATAGGAAAGACGAACTatgaaataagcaattttatgAAATAGAATATGTAATGCTGATTTTACTACTAGCAAATGTTTAACCAGCTGACTAATAGCTTAAACAAAGCACAGCTATGACCATGTTATCCTATTTTATTAAGctagttttaaatatattcttcttTCAACGAGATTTTTATGACGTGACTTGacttaaaaagcttttttttcgaTAAGTTACTCGATTTCTCATTCTTAACGTTAGCAACGCTTTTTCAAAATGGCGGTCGCGACGGTTAGCAGACACATGATGCGAGGGCGAACAGATCTAcagaagattttatttaaaaaaaaaaaaaaaaaaaaaaaaaaaaaagctttttttctgcAAACCATAACAGAACCATCAGTATCCGCTTACTGCTAAGATAAACCCCGGACAGCCAggaaattagtattttatttatttttgaagcctTTGGAGAAGCCCGTCTCGTTACTTCTATTAGGAAGAATCTATTGAACAAGAAGTGAGTTCATACTTAGGAAGAAATGGACGATGATTATAGTCGCAGCTTATCtgtttctgaagatttttatttttttacgtaaAACCAGTTTTTCGACCATCAAttcataaaaaagcattttaatcagTTACGATGACGCACTTCTGAGTGCTTGAACATGCACCTTAATGATCGCTTTTATGGACTGAGTCACGTGTTGCGTAACAGCTGTGAATGGGGAGCATAGCTTGTCTTTCATGATCCGACAATATCAGCAGAAGACTGAAGTACGGAGTAAAGGAGAAATGGACTGAGTTTAATTTATCCAGTAACGACCTAGCGCTTAGATGACAACGGATGGAAGAAAAGACCCACAGCAGAGGCCAGGACCAGGGAGAATCAGGACAAGATGGCGAGCCAGGCAGGACCAGAGGGGAACCGGGGGAGGATCAGAGGGCACAGAGCAGGCAACAGCAGCAGTATCCAGATGGGGGAGCCAGATCCACAAGGCAGATTAGCGTCAGGACAACTTTCGCCACCAGAGGGAGCTCAGCTGGTCTAGATCAGAGCAAGCCAAAGATGAATGTCCCAGCAgctgcagagaaagaaagagggctCACAAGCAGAGAGTATCAGGGGGTCTTCGCCATAGCAAAGTCACGAAGAGGGCATTTGGTTTGTATGGGTAGAGGTATCCTGTGTAATTTTGAAGTCATGTCAGTAGTTTGCATTCCAGAACACTTTTGCTCGCGAAGTTCTGTTCTTTCCTTTTCAGGCGTGGTGAGTGACAGTGTTTGAAATTCCGATGTGTCATCTTTCCTGTTGTTGGCCAAGTCTGATGAATGGCGTTAGTGTGCTGTGGAGACGTCCGTCCTTAATCGACCACGCCTCCGCTACGTTTTGGCTATAGGCCCGTGGAAAAGTCGTCCCCATATCCGCTTAAATCCATTAGGTCTGTCCTGAGAAGCAATCTACATGCGAAGGGTTTTTCGGAGTTGAAGTTCCCCTGCGTCCCTACACGACACAACTACCTCTACTGCACCCCCGCTGCGTCAGTCCGACATATGATGCCAGGGCAGCTGCGTATTGCCTGCCGGTAAAAATTTTGATGAGTTCATGcatgaattttaatgaaataaaagcactgttgctttaatatatataaaaaaaaaaaaaggaaaacgcaacgcttattttttgtaaatgcgCTATTGTAAAAGTAGTAACATACAGATTTTGCAAATGCAGTTTCTGAATAGTGACGTAATGTTATTGCAAAGTGTTTTGGGGGTTTGGGAGGGGCAAATGCGTTTCTCGAGTTCTCTTTCCCACAGGCCCTGGTCACATTTAGAGGCGATAGAACCAAAAGGGATTCCAGGATGTTGTGTGGACCCTTTTAAAGTCAAATTGTTGACTCCTCTGTAACGATTCTTACAAAGCTACAAAGAAAGCCTCTACTTTGATGGGATTTAGGAAGGTACCTCATTGAATTTGTGTTAAGTTGTGTTTGGAATTGTGAACCATAtactatacataaatattttccaGTATTTAATGTCTGGGATTGTCATGGGCAATGGGGTGGAGGGGTGTGGGCCGTTAACCCAAATCTCTTCCTAGACTTTGCAGCTTGTGAAAGCGGCTTTATTTAAGGGTGGCAGTGGCTTGAATAGCGCTGTATGGGGGAAGGAACCACCAGTGTGTCTGCCAGTGGATGAGTGGCCCTGTTACAAGCCTTCCATGGCAGCTAGACCAGCGTTTACATCTTTGGTAACACGGCATGGGATCAAACGCTTCCATTTATTTAACACATCATGATGGCACTCTTTTGTCTCATTATTGAATAGTATATCGATATTGGTTGTATGTATTGATATTGTTTATGGGGTTTGTGGATCTTGGGGGGATTGCTTAATTTTGACTCTTACAGAATGAAACAAACCCTCAAAGAACAAAGCTGGTGGTCCAACCAATAtctgccccccctccccccccccacttAAGGAGCAAAGCTACTTCAATAGAGGCCAAGATGCTTTTAACGTTTTCTAATGGCAAGTAATTGGGTATTCATGTAAATGGCATTCATTTTGCTTTTGTCTGTCATTGTATTGTACTTGAATACAATTTGATGGCTAAGTGTCTATGCAGTAATTGTATTAGTTTCTTATTGTTTggttaattttgtattttgaagaGCGGGGATGTGTGTAGGCTTTCTTTTCCTCCCCCTTTGCATTTTTCAGTGTGCAGTGTCCCTGAATGCTTTCGACTGAAGATGTCATCTTAACATTGTATGTAAAGATTTGCTTTCGCATCAGTCAACTTCAGCCTCATTTGGTCACGTAAGGTCACTAAGCAAGCCATTTGTTCctaacattttttcattaatagtCTGTTACAATTGTTAAGATGTGTGGTAGAGCACTTATTACAAATTAGCTTTGTAATTTGTATGTAAGTGTACATTCTGTAACTGTTCCCATTTTCAGTTAATAAATGCATAGCTTGTTGTGATTGAAATATTTTggtatgcattttgtttcttgGGGTATGTCTGGGGCTTTTTGGGGTATTTCTGTGCTTTTTCAGGTGTGAGTGTAAAGCTTGGCGCTTTTTGTAGAGCTTGGATGCCAGGGCTTGATGTCGACTCTGTTCAAGGTGGAGAGGCAGATCAGTCCAGTTCTACAACTGTACTCAGGTCGAAGGAAGAAAggcaaaatatacaaatttaacttTAAGATATGCTTTATGCATTAAATTGTAGTCTCTTATACATAAGCCTACCCTTTTAATATCTGATTCTTGTAGACTGTTTTACTTTGATAATGGGCTGTTTTGTAAGGGTGGGCAGAGGGGGcctttgtttttgccatttttggtcTTGCAGAATTTTACGAGGCCTCGTGAAGAATGCCACTTCATCCGGTTCCACTGAATACTTCGGCAGGCAGGACAATTCGTTGTGCTACAGAAGATAttaaactgtactgtacttttaaaatgtttaattacccAGCCACTGCTCTGCGCAACTGTGCAGGGTGTAAAAGTTGCTTTACAAATGTATAGCAATAGTCTGTTCAGCTGTTGCACAAATGTGCTCCAAACTCCAAATTTAGAGTGGCTGGGAAAAGCTGTGCAACTGTGCAGCTGGTTTTTTTTGATTGGCTGTATAGCCGAAAGTTACCTGGAAAAGATTTGTTTGGGCTGGGGAGGGCTTTGCACTAttctctttcttctgcagaaatcTCATCAGCCAGCTGTGTGGTGAAAGTTACATGATGTCGTCCTGTGGAGTCTATAGCTACCAGGTGTCTGAATCTTTAAACTTGATTGTAGAATCCTCATGCAACATTGTAATCTTCAGTAACATCAATCACCACTGCTTCAGAAGCTGCACTTGTTTTGTGCTTCATGCACTTTAAGTTTCTTTTACATCTCTTAACTCCTTAGTATTGAAGTCGGTGTGGTGGAAGTGTTTGTGTGTAGAAGCTCTTTGTTTCAGATTACCCGTCTGTCCCACGCCTTCTCAACTGCATCTGAATGCGAGGCTGTCTGTGAGAGCAGTTGCCCTGGTGAATGTCTTCACTTGAATGAATGGCGATCAAATCCCCCTACCGTGCGCTTGAGATCTTTGTCCAAACCTCTGAAGCCCTTCGCTGAAGTCCCTTTGTGTGTCTGCGCGTCtctcccgttttttttttttttttttttttttttttcttctccaattCTTCATTTTCTTAGGTCAATTTCACTTAGGGAGCAAAATTGTCTTGTCGTCTGGGAGAGCTCTAACCGCCTGATGAAACATCCAGTCGCTCTGATCAACCTCATTTGTCATTTTGCTGCTAATTGAGCATCGCTCTGCTGCTATCTGCTGAGTTAAGTACATGAAGTTGATCTTAATCTTATGTGTGGGTAGAACAAGCATTCACTTTTTCataaatatgcatgcacataACACTTGCACTAAAATTTCAATCAAATCCAATGTTAGTGTTTGGAATTTGGTAGCTTTGGGGAGGGGTGGGGCAACACTTTCTCTCTTTTCAGGTATGCTGTTGTGATTCTTCTAAAATTGAGCCCGAGCTGTAACATTGGAGTGGATGGATGTGCTTGCGTCAAAGCAATTGCGTAACAAGTATTTGGAATggattgtaaattaatttaaattgtattgggATGGGGAGGGAGGGGGATGTGGGcttgtaaattttttttgctCTGTTCTTTCATTGCAGCTGTAGACTTGCTAACACTTTACTCCGAAGAGTTGGGTGTAAAGCGTCACTGGCTGGAGATAAGTTTTTACGTGCACTTTTGCCATTTAAAGATTATGAAAATAGTTTGGGGAGTCTGTGGGGGGGAACGGAAAAACCCTGCGAGCGTCTGTCTAGTTACAGGAATGGTGACTCACAAAGGCAGGATTTTGTTCTGGCCATGTTGGCGGGATTTCGACACCTGGACCATTGTTTGGTGGTAACTGACGTTTGAATTACATTGGTTATGACACTTTTGGGTTGGGCGGGGTGGGGGGCTCTAAACTATCCTCTTTGTGTTTCAGCTATTAAATGGGAACAAGTCACACCTGAATGCAAGTGCAACCTTGTTCAAGACCTCGCTGGTCAGAGATTTGATCTTCCAAGTAGAAGCATATGAAAATTTTACCGTAACTTCAATAGTAGCTATGGCATTTTGGATGTTTTGAAGAGTTTATCTGGGGATTGGGGGGATACCTGCAGTCTTTGTGTAGTTTCAGGCTAAAGAAGAAGAGCCATAGAAGACCAGAGTGTCGTAGAGCAGCAG
Encoded here:
- the LOC109102047 gene encoding uncharacterized protein LOC109102047; translation: MERYFTPVRGSSEDEVKIYKHYRPIPQQHPHNHYHHHGSHSQSSSSGHGKHSDKHTYHHHDNQHHFYHPANPKMSGDHHSFSKRSSSSLSSSTSSSASWTSEPSLDDETYLMHKPQHSLSCSNIPEVRRKSHRDHRDQRHRHSLENVVELLPGSQHEHQMPKLSRGHSKSEEALQQNKHKHDYSEGSHSMHHGPLYKTASLGQSLAFGGNTLGGRVVPKKAVSTFQLPSKGILKNKYDGQKEGNFRKAKSMEVLSTRVHVTGTSKQISTEAAKDNFMKGKLQFSAFLDEITKQVISPCALSSFGVNTSTPPKSPSEERKNRSSKQESFVPSPKQQPIRTERRDSEKNDSSSLSRSHKRPSKYHNRNLTSPPPTPHHPSKAERQGAASGKQHHRQYSQMLTDGTSTSPETVHTNLSKHKERHQSSHGPFRHIHTKQEKGSPPHLRAAGLESESQSSKSSTSGSSEKSDRPKHMGHRRQSKPHRDSSGSMDRVQMLEEYNKELHENLLQTVACIENMEAELQCTKTELVSFKEKYRRLQESYSVSQQANSVLEQKLKSAIDSLESERKFLMQRVADVTKQLDIAQKTINSLENVNVPSFIKELLRNHFDSREALEHFLCPRTSPRKPDIDQSERAQEVRNNQPSGGKEEVFEWPQTGHTCSGARQLSATAFLPWKHDHDPWAGPGQLMAKGSDSQLPFSFDDDVPIHKTMADTKAPSHQVHQLAINTEIQLIPPNPYNLDEMRFSRKTGGEGSITVGKEPTDVSYLTAHRMLNEFLNQIPPPAHDGEGKDSL